In the Candidatus Obscuribacterales bacterium genome, CAAATTAACGGCATTCCTGGGGATAGCATTGGCGACTTTTTGAAAGCCTTGGCGGACTATAGCGGTGAATCGCTGATGCGGATGGCAGCCTTAGTCTGTTTTGATGGTTTGGTGCCCCTCGGCCCAAGCTTTGCCGCTAAGGGGTTGCAAACCCTCAAGTCTATGCAGCCGTCAGAGCTTACCCAAAACTCCACCTTTAAAGCTGTAGGATCGATGATTCCAGGAGATAGCCCTAAGGGTCAACTTCATTTCGTCACCGAAAGTATAGAATCGACTAGGGGCTGGATGGAGAAGTTTGTAACCTCGAAAAATCTAACGCCTGATGCGGTGGTTGACAACTTAAGTAAGTTTGTTGATGTGTCGAAGGACAAGTTTGACTACATCGGTGCATTTTTAGATATGTATTCCAAATACTACGAGCATACGGGTATCCAAACGTTGGCCCGCCGTTTGATTGAACGAGCCGTGGCGGAAATCTAACCTATCCGGAGCTTCGAATGCAGGTTCGATAGGATACAGAGAGGTTGTTTAACGACTGCTCTAACACAACGCGATCGCTCCTGATGGGGGGCGATCGCGTTTGTGGTTGAGAGACTTTATCGGGTCAAATTAAACAAGCCTAGCTAAAGTCGCGCAACATCTTTTTAATTTCAATGTTGTGTAATTCTTCTTGACCGATCATGGTGCGAGCAAACTCTTCCAGATAAATGCTGGCATCTTCCACTACGGTTAAAAGCTCCTTATATAAGGACAGAGCTTTTTGTTCATGGTTGAGGCTTTCCTGGAGAATATCGTGAACGGTGTGCTGAAACGTTTCCTCCATGGGGGCAATTTTCAAACTAGGGTGGCCTTCCAGTCCGGTTAGAATTTCACCCACCTGTTGGGCATGGAGCAGAGACTCGGCAGCTTGGGCCTTAAAAAAGTCCACAATGGGGATGCGGTTCGGGCCTGTGACCATCAGGGAATAATGGGTATATCGCACCACGCCGGCAAGTTCGAATTCCATGATGGTATTCAGCAAGGTGGTGGTTTGGTCGGTATTAAGATCTTTCATGCAAACGCTACGCTGAGTCAATCAATAAAGAATGGGCTAGGGGCAAGTCGGAAGACTGCCGAGATCGAAAGCGACTTACATCGCTCGTTGGACATCTGATACCGAATTGTTGGCGGATCGCACGATGTGCTGAGCGAGGAGGCGCGGCACATCTTGAGGTTTAACGTGGCTATACCGCGCTTTGTCAGGCATAAAGACAAGGTGTGGGCCAGCCTTGCATTGTTTCATGCAGCCCACTTCTTTAATGCAGACATGACTGGGAGTGGAACGATCGCCCATGGCTGATTCTATCGCACTACATAGCTGGGTACTACCACGTTTGCGACATCCCGACTTACCGCAAACCAAGATGGTGGCTTGGGCACGATCGCTCTTGCCGGTGCTTCTAGGGGTGGGCGGGGCCGCGGGTAGCGATGAATCTGGCTTGCTTTTAGCCTGCAGAATGAGCTGATCGGCCGTGAGCTTGCTCATGCCATACTTCCCAGGTTTTTGGTAGCCCGACACCTGTACCATGGCACCGGGCAATAGACCGGCCGGCAACTGGGTGCGTAGGGTTTTGTCGAGTTTTACGGGGAGACCGCCGAGGGGATGGCTAAGCCGTAGCCCCTTGATGGTGCCATTGGATTTATAGTCTACGGCGAGGATGGTGCCGGTGTAGTCAAAGGTTTGAGGGATGCGATCGCAGGAAACCACCATAGTTTGATCCAGGATTCTAGATGAGGGTTGACATCAAGTGACATAAGTTCTCAATTGATCAAGGCTTGATAGGGCCGCTGTTACAGGGAATTTAATCTATACGATCAAGCCAAAGCTGTGTGGCCTTTTGGCGAGACTCTTGGAGTAGGAAACTTTTCATAAAAAGCCAGATTTTGGCTGCTTAGTCAGGCACTAACTGGAGCGCCCTGAGAAGAAAGCAACCTTTGAGGCAACGATTTT is a window encoding:
- a CDS encoding ferritin-like domain-containing protein, whose protein sequence is MKDLNTDQTTTLLNTIMEFELAGVVRYTHYSLMVTGPNRIPIVDFFKAQAAESLLHAQQVGEILTGLEGHPSLKIAPMEETFQHTVHDILQESLNHEQKALSLYKELLTVVEDASIYLEEFARTMIGQEELHNIEIKKMLRDFS
- a CDS encoding (2Fe-2S) ferredoxin domain-containing protein, encoding MVVSCDRIPQTFDYTGTILAVDYKSNGTIKGLRLSHPLGGLPVKLDKTLRTQLPAGLLPGAMVQVSGYQKPGKYGMSKLTADQLILQAKSKPDSSLPAAPPTPRSTGKSDRAQATILVCGKSGCRKRGSTQLCSAIESAMGDRSTPSHVCIKEVGCMKQCKAGPHLVFMPDKARYSHVKPQDVPRLLAQHIVRSANNSVSDVQRAM